From the genome of Lotus japonicus ecotype B-129 chromosome 6, LjGifu_v1.2, one region includes:
- the LOC130723131 gene encoding peroxisomal fatty acid beta-oxidation multifunctional protein MFP2-like yields the protein MGSSRDKGRTVLEVGADGVAIITITNPPVNSLSFDVFRSLKESLDQASEREDVKAIVITGAKGKFSGGFDITAFGAIQEGKENTDPGLISIELLTNTLEGAKKPSVAAIDGLALGGGLEVAMACTARISTPAALLGLPELQLGVIPGGGGTQRLPRLVGLAKALEMMLTSRPVKGEEAYSLGLVDALMPPDKLLNAARQWALDILKYQRPWVKSLYKTDKIESLGKAREILNFARTQAQKRAPNLYHPLVCIDVIEEGIVSGPLAGLLKELEAFQELSLSDTCKSLIHIFYSQRGTSKVPGVTDRGLVPRPVKKVAILGGGLMGSGIATALILSNYPVILKEVNEKFLDAGVNRVKANLQSRVKKGKMTQEKFEKTISLLKGTLDYESFKDVDMVIEAVLENVSLKQQIFADLEKFCPPHCIFASNTSTIDLNLIGERTKSKDRIVGAHFFSPAHVMPLLEIVRTQQTSPQIVVDLLNIGRKIKKTPVVVGNCTGFAVNRMFFPYTQAAMLLVEYGADLYQIDKAITKFGMPMGPFRLVDLVGFGVGIATAMQFIENFPERTYKSLLIPLMQEDKRAGETTRKGFYLYDDRRKARPDPELKNYIEKARGISGVTVDPKLVKLAEKDIIEMIFFPVVNEACRVLDEGIAVKAADLDISAVMGMGFPPYRGGIIFWADSLGSKYIYSRLDEWSKQYGEFFKPCPYLAARAAKGIPLSASLEQAQSRL from the exons ATGGGTAGTAGCAGAGACAAGGGACGTACTGTCTTGGAAGTGGGAGCTGATGGGGTggccatcatcaccatcaccaatcCTCCTGTCAATTCCCTCTCCTTTGATG TATTCCGCAGTTTGAAGGAGAGTCTTGATCAGGCTTCAGAAAGAGAAGATGTCAAGGCAATTGTCATTACAG GTGCAAAGGGAAAATTTTCTGGCGGTTTTGATATTACTGCATTTGGTGCAATTCAAGAGGGAAAAg AGAATACAGATCCTGGTTTGATATCAATAGAACTCCTCACTAATACTTTAGAAG GGGCAAAGAAGCCTTCAGTTGCTGCCATTGATGGCCTTGCCCTGGGTGGGGGGTTAGAGGTTGCAATG GCATGCACCGCACGGATATCGACCCCAGCTGCTCTACTAGGTTTGCCTGAACTTCAGCTTGGAGTAATTCCTGGAGGTGGAG GAACTCAGCGACTTCCTCGTCTTGTTGGCCTGGCAAAAGCCCTTGAGATGATGCTG ACCTCAAGGCCAGTTAAAGGGGAGGAAGCTTATAGTTTGGGGCTTGTAGATGCTTTAATGCCACCTGATAAGTTGTTGAACGCTGCACGCCAATGGGCTCTGGATATTTTGAAATACCAACGTCCATGGGTTAAAAGTCTCTACAAGACTGACAAAATAGAATCCCTTGGGAAAGCAAGAGAGATATTGAATTTCGCAAGAACCCAGGCACAAAAACGGGCTCCTAATCTTTATCACCCTTTGGTTTGCATTGATGTTATCGAAGAGGGAATAGTTTCTGGTCCCCTTGCGGGACTTTTGAAG GAGCTTGAAGCCTTCCAAGAACTCAGTCTCTCAGATACTTGCAAGAGCTTGATTCACATATTCTATTCTCAGCGTGGAACATCTAAG GTACCTGGGGTTACTGACCGTGGGTTGGTTCCAAGACCAGTGAAAAAGGTTGCAATCCTTGGTGGAGGACTAATGGGCTCTGGAATTGCAACGGCTTTAATTCTTAGTAACTATCCTGTAATCTTGAAAGAAGTAAATGAGAAATTCTTGGATGCAGGTGTTAATAGGGTTAAAG CAAATTTACAAAGCCGTGTCAAGAAAGGGAAAATGACACAGGAAAAATTTGAAAAGACGATATCTCTTCTCAAAGGCACCCTTGACTATGAAAGCTTCAAAGATGTGGACATGGTGATAGAG GCTGTTCTTGAGAATGTTTCCTTAAAGCAACAAATCTTTGCTGACCTTGAAAAGTTTTGTCCTCCTCATTGTATATTTGCAAGTAACACTTCCACAATTGACTTGAACCTGATTGGAGAGAGAACCAAATCTAAAGACCGGATTGTTGGAGCCCATTTCTTCag CCCAGCACATGTTATgccacttctggaaattgtacGTACTCAACAGACATCTCCGCAAATAGTAGTTGACTTGCTAAATATTGGAAGGAAGATAAAGAAAACTCCAGTGGTGGTTGGAAACTGTACAGGATTTGCTGTTAATAGGATGTTTTTCCCTTATACACAAGCAGCTATGTTGCTTGTTGAGTATGGTGCAGATCTTTATCAAATTGATAAGGCGATTACCAAATTTGGAATGCCCATGGGGCCTTTTAG ATTGGTTGACCTCGTTGGTTTTGGTGTGGGGATTGCAACTGCCATGCAATTTATTGAGAATTTTCCTGAGCGAACATATAAATCATTGCTTATACCACTCATGCAAGAGGATAAAAGAGCAG GTGAAACAACTCGCAAAGGTTTTTATTTGTATGACGATAGACGCAAGGCCAGACCTGATCCTGAATTGAAGAATTACATTGAGAAAGCTAGGGGCATTTCTGGTGTCACTGTTGATCCTAAG CTTGTTAAATTAGCAGAAAAGGACATCATAGAGATGATCTTCTTTCCTGTGGTGAATGAAGCTTGCCGAGTCCTTGATGAAGGCATTGCAGTTAAAGCTGCAGATCTGGATATTTCAGCTGTCATGGGCATGGGCTTTCCACCTTACAG GGGAGGTATCATATTCTGGGCCGACTCTCTCGGATCTAAATATATATACTCAAGATTGGATGAATGGTCAAAACAGTACGGAGAGTTCTTCAAGCCATGTCCCTACTTGGCTGCAAGAGCTGCCAAGGGAATTCCACTG AGTGCCTCCCTGGAGCAAGCGCAGTCACGATTATAA
- the LOC130726151 gene encoding uncharacterized protein LOC130726151: MSEDSKKNILGAPPPARHNNSDDIKPPLSPPPAPTKKIIIKSADMLPDMQKEAVDVAVKAFEKYNVEKDVAEQIKKEFDKRHGPTWHCIVGRNFGSYVTHETNHFVYFYLDQKAVLLFKSG, translated from the exons ATGAGTGAAGACTCGAAGAAGAACATTCTCGGAGCTCCTCCACCGGCGAGGCACAACAACTCCGATGACATCAAACCCCCACTCTCACCGCCACCTGCCCCCACCAAGAAAATCATCATCAAGAGTGCCGACATGTTGCCCGACATGCAAAAAGAGGCTGTCGATGTCGCCGTCAAG GCGTTTGAGAAGTACAATGTGGAGAAGGATGTTGCTGAGCAGATAAAGAAGGAGTTCGATAAGAGGCATGGTCCCACTTGGCATTGCATCGTTGGTCGTAATTTCG GCTCATATGTGACTCATGAAACAAACCACTTCGTTTACTTCTATTTGGATCAGAAAGCGGTCTTACTTTTTAAATCTGGCTAG
- the LOC130726152 gene encoding protein FAR1-RELATED SEQUENCE 5-like isoform X2 yields the protein MNDSSGDNWLNPFDDELYIIDEDDSLNSSPANGLKQGVNEGDNDGENFVDVDEMFETGNDSQKNSDVEVKVMKRIPELSADDIRGMDFSYEEEACEFYSKYARIRGFSPRKDDVYKDDDGKIISRQVVCNRAGQRHQKHMHNSGRRKQPKPITRVGCLARIRFRCFSSSKRWKVVFVCDEHNHPLTPYKHVHLIPKFRQLSEGDKAQAEGMNLFGVRTRNIMEVMMGQKGGAESVGFTGKDLANHLDKQKRKRVKDGDAVAALSYLQGKLDSDPLFFFKYNKSEQGNLLNLLWCDGTSRMDYNVFGDVVAFDSTYKKNKYNKPLVIFCGYNHHKQTTIFAAALVHDEKTETFIWVLETLTEAMFNRHPKVAVTDGDLAMKEAIRVVWPNTTHRQCAWHIHQNALKNIRNLDFADEFKLFVYANLNPDKFGEKWDKLVEKYGIANNPWIDTMYETRASWASTFMQDKFFAGIRTTSLCEGINSFIKNYLHCKCSLLDFLFNFERAMKKYRHNELESDFKSSYGEPVMTTALSGIEYGAAKILTRSMFWEVKGQIEDALGLNVERSEVANIVMMKMRKISNRRKEYIVVYDKNQKKFVCECGYFEFYGIPCSHIIAGMRSEYIDEFPSNLVSKRWLKTAKSAHVYSISEPSIHSQNMKLLRKGAMSAACNYLAEIACEKDDDFSSVMEDIYKLLRDVQKSRKPGCTTKSAAFNVGDPTVVQGRGAPKKTRTVTKRRHCSNCRGIGHTIRTCPVLLYPDQVNNSETGESASEGIEDSTDDETNVGSVDRQNKGASVASKLKSQQRKQGNDSSSTQNKRSNQNTVSTKQNKRKSKQREVPVMIHSSQVSVNEVTQSSPNNAGRGDVDNNRVTLLPQHPQEIPLTQESVNQVYNMKPIVQQVHYPVVRASAGLPFLQPTYAVNMTNGVQVFPQFIQHQNVQVPYQGVQMQTLFQAGPSGLLPTFSSTLAAVDRRHNRNSSLGNN from the exons ATGAATGATTCTTCAGGAGATAACTGGCTTAATCCGTTTGATGACGAGCTTTATATCATCGATGAGGATGATAGTCTGAATTCTAGCCCTGCCAACGGTTTGAAGCAGGGTGTGAATGAAGGGGATAATGATGGGGAAAATTTTGTGGATGTCGATGAGATGTTTGAAACTGGAAATGACAGTCAAAAAAACTCTGATGTAGAAGTTAAAGTCATGAAAAGGATTCCTGAATTGTCTGCAGACGACATTAGAGGGATGGATTTCTCTTATGAGGAGGAAGCATGTGAATTCTATTCTAAATATGCTCGTATCCGTGGATTCTCTCCAAGAAAAGATGATGTATACAAGGATGATGATGGCAAGATTATCTCACGACAGGTGGTGTGCAATAGGGCTGGACAAAGGCATCAGAAGCATATGCATAATAGTGGCAGAAGAAAACAACCTAAGCCTATTACTAGAGTGGGTTGCCTTGCTAGAATTCGATTTCGTTGTTTTTCTAGCAGTAAAAGGTGGAAAGTGGTTTTTGTTTGCGATGAACACAATCACCCATTAACACCATATAAGCATGTTCATTTGATTCCAAAATTCCGGCAATTGAGTGAAGGGgacaaagctcaagcagaaggtaTGAACCTATTTGGTGTGAGGACCCGCAATATTATGGAGGTGATGATGGGCCAAAAAGGTGGGGCTGAGTCGGTAGGCTTTACCGGCAAGGACTTGGCCAACCACCTAGACaagcaaaaaaggaaaagagTCAAAGATGGTGATGCAGTTGCGGCGCTGTCCTATTTACAAGGAAAACTTGACAGTGACCCACTATTTTTCTTCAAGTACAACAAATCGGAACAAGGTAATCTCCTTAACTTGCTATGGTGTGATGGAACCAGTAGAATGGATTATAACGTGTTTGGAGATGTGGTTGCCTTTGATAGCACATACAAGAAGAACAAGTATAACAAACCTCTTGTGATTTTTTGTGGATACAACCACCACAAGCAAACAACTATCTTTGCTGCTGCACTTGTTCATGATGAGAAAACTGAGACTTTCATATGGGTTTTGGAAACCTTGACTGAAGCAATGTTTAACAGGCATCCTAAGGTGGCGGTTACAGATGGAGATCTAGCAATGAAGGAAGCTATTAGAGTTGTGTGGCCGAATACCACGCATCGTCAATGTGCATGGCACATTCACCAGAATGCtttgaaaaatattagaaaTCTTGATTTTGCAGATGAATTCAAGTTATTTGTGTACGCTAACTTAAACCCTGACAAGTTTGGAGAGAAGTGGGATAAACTGGTTGAGAAATATGGTATAGCCAACAATCCATGGATTGATACGATGTATGAGACAAGAGCTTCTTGGGCAAGCACCTTCATGCAAGACAAATTTTTTGCCGGTATTAGGACGACATCCTTATGTGAAGGTATTAACTCATTCATAAAGAATTATCTGCACTGTAAGTGTTCCTTGTtggattttcttttcaattttgagCGGGCTATGAAGAAATACAGGCACAATGAGTTGGAATCTGATTTTAAGTCTTCTTATGGTGAGCCTGTTATGACAACAGCACTTAGTGGCATTGAGTATGGAGCTGCTAAAATATTAACAAGGAGCATGTTTTGGGAAGTCAAGGGTCAAATTGAGGATGCCCTGGGGCTAAATGTGGAGCGTTCTGAGGTGGCCAATATtgtgatgatgaaaatgagaaaaattagCAATCGCAGAAAAGAATATATTGTTGTTTATGATAAGAACCAGAAAAAGTTTGTATGTGAATGTGGTTATTTTGAGTTTTATGGCATCCCTTGTTCTCATATAATAGCTGGGATGAGAAGTGAGTATATTGATGAATTTCCAAGCAATCTAGTTTCTAAGAGGTGGTTGAAAACAGCCAAGTCTGCTCATGTGTATTCAATTTCAGAGCCTAGTATTCATTCACAGAATATGAAATTGTTGCGAAAAGGAGCTATGTCTGCCGCATGCAACTATCTCGCAGAAATAGCATGCGAAAAGGATGATGATTTTTCAAGTGTAATGGAAGACATTTATAAGCTGTTGAGGGATGTTCAGAAGAGTCGCAAACCGGGTTGTACAACAAAGAGTGCAGCCTTTAATGTGGGTGATCCAACTGTTGTACAGGGTAGAGGTGCCCCCAAGAAGACCAGAACTGTCACCAAGAGAAGGCATTGCTCAAATTGCAGGGGTATTGGACACACGATTCGTACGTGCCCGGTTTTGCTTTATCCTGATCAAGTCAATAACAGTGAAACAGGTGAATCTGCAAGTGAAGGAATTGAGGACAGCACAGACGACGAG ACAAACGTTGGCAGCGTAGATCGGCAGAATAAGGGGGCTTCGGTGGCAAGTAAACTTAAATCGCAGCAACGGAAGCAGGGAAATGACTCCTCATCCACCCAA AACAAGCGTTCAAATCAGAACACGGTGTCGACAAAACAAAATAAGCGTAAATCTAAGCAGCGAGAAGTCCCAGTCATGATTCATTCAAGCCAAGTATCTGTGAATGAAGTG ACTCAGAGTTCACCGAATAATGCAGGTCGCGGTGATGTGGATAACAACAGAGTTACTTTGTTGCCCCAGCATCCACAGGAAATACCTTTGACCCAAGAATCTGTGAATCAG GTTTATAACATGAAGCCTATTGTACAACAAGTCCACTATCCTGTTGTTCGTGCTTCAGCTGGACTTCCATTTTTGCAACCTACTTATGCCGTGAATATGACTAATGGAGTTCAGGTGTTTCCACAGTTTATACAGCACCAAAACGTCCAGGTTCCTTACCAAGGAGTTCAGATGCAAACTCTATTTCAAGCTGGACCTTCTGGCTTACTCCCGACATTTTCATCGACGTTGGCGGCAGTCGATAGGAGACACAATAGAAATTCTAGTTTAGGAAATAATTGA
- the LOC130726152 gene encoding protein FAR1-RELATED SEQUENCE 5-like isoform X1, giving the protein MNDSSGDNWLNPFDDELYIIDEDDSLNSSPANGLKQGVNEGDNDGENFVDVDEMFETGNDSQKNSDVEVKVMKRIPELSADDIRGMDFSYEEEACEFYSKYARIRGFSPRKDDVYKDDDGKIISRQVVCNRAGQRHQKHMHNSGRRKQPKPITRVGCLARIRFRCFSSSKRWKVVFVCDEHNHPLTPYKHVHLIPKFRQLSEGDKAQAEGMNLFGVRTRNIMEVMMGQKGGAESVGFTGKDLANHLDKQKRKRVKDGDAVAALSYLQGKLDSDPLFFFKYNKSEQGNLLNLLWCDGTSRMDYNVFGDVVAFDSTYKKNKYNKPLVIFCGYNHHKQTTIFAAALVHDEKTETFIWVLETLTEAMFNRHPKVAVTDGDLAMKEAIRVVWPNTTHRQCAWHIHQNALKNIRNLDFADEFKLFVYANLNPDKFGEKWDKLVEKYGIANNPWIDTMYETRASWASTFMQDKFFAGIRTTSLCEGINSFIKNYLHCKCSLLDFLFNFERAMKKYRHNELESDFKSSYGEPVMTTALSGIEYGAAKILTRSMFWEVKGQIEDALGLNVERSEVANIVMMKMRKISNRRKEYIVVYDKNQKKFVCECGYFEFYGIPCSHIIAGMRSEYIDEFPSNLVSKRWLKTAKSAHVYSISEPSIHSQNMKLLRKGAMSAACNYLAEIACEKDDDFSSVMEDIYKLLRDVQKSRKPGCTTKSAAFNVGDPTVVQGRGAPKKTRTVTKRRHCSNCRGIGHTIRTCPVLLYPDQVNNSETGESASEGIEDSTDDETNVGSVDRQNKGASVASKLKSQQRKQGNDSSSTQNKRSNQNTVSTKQNKRKSKQREVPVMIHSSQVSVNEVTQSSPNNAGRGDVDNNRVTLLPQHPQEIPLTQESVNQVQVYNMKPIVQQVHYPVVRASAGLPFLQPTYAVNMTNGVQVFPQFIQHQNVQVPYQGVQMQTLFQAGPSGLLPTFSSTLAAVDRRHNRNSSLGNN; this is encoded by the exons ATGAATGATTCTTCAGGAGATAACTGGCTTAATCCGTTTGATGACGAGCTTTATATCATCGATGAGGATGATAGTCTGAATTCTAGCCCTGCCAACGGTTTGAAGCAGGGTGTGAATGAAGGGGATAATGATGGGGAAAATTTTGTGGATGTCGATGAGATGTTTGAAACTGGAAATGACAGTCAAAAAAACTCTGATGTAGAAGTTAAAGTCATGAAAAGGATTCCTGAATTGTCTGCAGACGACATTAGAGGGATGGATTTCTCTTATGAGGAGGAAGCATGTGAATTCTATTCTAAATATGCTCGTATCCGTGGATTCTCTCCAAGAAAAGATGATGTATACAAGGATGATGATGGCAAGATTATCTCACGACAGGTGGTGTGCAATAGGGCTGGACAAAGGCATCAGAAGCATATGCATAATAGTGGCAGAAGAAAACAACCTAAGCCTATTACTAGAGTGGGTTGCCTTGCTAGAATTCGATTTCGTTGTTTTTCTAGCAGTAAAAGGTGGAAAGTGGTTTTTGTTTGCGATGAACACAATCACCCATTAACACCATATAAGCATGTTCATTTGATTCCAAAATTCCGGCAATTGAGTGAAGGGgacaaagctcaagcagaaggtaTGAACCTATTTGGTGTGAGGACCCGCAATATTATGGAGGTGATGATGGGCCAAAAAGGTGGGGCTGAGTCGGTAGGCTTTACCGGCAAGGACTTGGCCAACCACCTAGACaagcaaaaaaggaaaagagTCAAAGATGGTGATGCAGTTGCGGCGCTGTCCTATTTACAAGGAAAACTTGACAGTGACCCACTATTTTTCTTCAAGTACAACAAATCGGAACAAGGTAATCTCCTTAACTTGCTATGGTGTGATGGAACCAGTAGAATGGATTATAACGTGTTTGGAGATGTGGTTGCCTTTGATAGCACATACAAGAAGAACAAGTATAACAAACCTCTTGTGATTTTTTGTGGATACAACCACCACAAGCAAACAACTATCTTTGCTGCTGCACTTGTTCATGATGAGAAAACTGAGACTTTCATATGGGTTTTGGAAACCTTGACTGAAGCAATGTTTAACAGGCATCCTAAGGTGGCGGTTACAGATGGAGATCTAGCAATGAAGGAAGCTATTAGAGTTGTGTGGCCGAATACCACGCATCGTCAATGTGCATGGCACATTCACCAGAATGCtttgaaaaatattagaaaTCTTGATTTTGCAGATGAATTCAAGTTATTTGTGTACGCTAACTTAAACCCTGACAAGTTTGGAGAGAAGTGGGATAAACTGGTTGAGAAATATGGTATAGCCAACAATCCATGGATTGATACGATGTATGAGACAAGAGCTTCTTGGGCAAGCACCTTCATGCAAGACAAATTTTTTGCCGGTATTAGGACGACATCCTTATGTGAAGGTATTAACTCATTCATAAAGAATTATCTGCACTGTAAGTGTTCCTTGTtggattttcttttcaattttgagCGGGCTATGAAGAAATACAGGCACAATGAGTTGGAATCTGATTTTAAGTCTTCTTATGGTGAGCCTGTTATGACAACAGCACTTAGTGGCATTGAGTATGGAGCTGCTAAAATATTAACAAGGAGCATGTTTTGGGAAGTCAAGGGTCAAATTGAGGATGCCCTGGGGCTAAATGTGGAGCGTTCTGAGGTGGCCAATATtgtgatgatgaaaatgagaaaaattagCAATCGCAGAAAAGAATATATTGTTGTTTATGATAAGAACCAGAAAAAGTTTGTATGTGAATGTGGTTATTTTGAGTTTTATGGCATCCCTTGTTCTCATATAATAGCTGGGATGAGAAGTGAGTATATTGATGAATTTCCAAGCAATCTAGTTTCTAAGAGGTGGTTGAAAACAGCCAAGTCTGCTCATGTGTATTCAATTTCAGAGCCTAGTATTCATTCACAGAATATGAAATTGTTGCGAAAAGGAGCTATGTCTGCCGCATGCAACTATCTCGCAGAAATAGCATGCGAAAAGGATGATGATTTTTCAAGTGTAATGGAAGACATTTATAAGCTGTTGAGGGATGTTCAGAAGAGTCGCAAACCGGGTTGTACAACAAAGAGTGCAGCCTTTAATGTGGGTGATCCAACTGTTGTACAGGGTAGAGGTGCCCCCAAGAAGACCAGAACTGTCACCAAGAGAAGGCATTGCTCAAATTGCAGGGGTATTGGACACACGATTCGTACGTGCCCGGTTTTGCTTTATCCTGATCAAGTCAATAACAGTGAAACAGGTGAATCTGCAAGTGAAGGAATTGAGGACAGCACAGACGACGAG ACAAACGTTGGCAGCGTAGATCGGCAGAATAAGGGGGCTTCGGTGGCAAGTAAACTTAAATCGCAGCAACGGAAGCAGGGAAATGACTCCTCATCCACCCAA AACAAGCGTTCAAATCAGAACACGGTGTCGACAAAACAAAATAAGCGTAAATCTAAGCAGCGAGAAGTCCCAGTCATGATTCATTCAAGCCAAGTATCTGTGAATGAAGTG ACTCAGAGTTCACCGAATAATGCAGGTCGCGGTGATGTGGATAACAACAGAGTTACTTTGTTGCCCCAGCATCCACAGGAAATACCTTTGACCCAAGAATCTGTGAATCAG GTACAGGTTTATAACATGAAGCCTATTGTACAACAAGTCCACTATCCTGTTGTTCGTGCTTCAGCTGGACTTCCATTTTTGCAACCTACTTATGCCGTGAATATGACTAATGGAGTTCAGGTGTTTCCACAGTTTATACAGCACCAAAACGTCCAGGTTCCTTACCAAGGAGTTCAGATGCAAACTCTATTTCAAGCTGGACCTTCTGGCTTACTCCCGACATTTTCATCGACGTTGGCGGCAGTCGATAGGAGACACAATAGAAATTCTAGTTTAGGAAATAATTGA